In Pannonibacter sp. XCT-53, the sequence TCGAGACCGAGGGGGCCGAGCGCGGCATCGCCTTTTTCCATGAGGGCCAGCCGGCGGTGGTCCTGCGCGTCGACCGCAATGCCCAGGGCGACACGATCAAGATCCAGGGCGAGGTCGAACGGGTCATCGAGGAGATGCGGCCGACCCTGCCGTCCGGGGTCGAGATCGTCCTGACCGAGACGCGCACCCGGGAAATCATCGACCGGCTGAACATCCTGATCGAGAACGGCATCGGCGGCCTGCTGCTGGTCCTGTTGTTCCTGTTCCTGTTTCTCTCGGCGCGCACCGCCTTCTGGGTCGCTGCCGGCATTCCGGTGGCGATGGCGGCCACCATCGGCCTCATGTACGCGTTCGGCATGACGCTGAACATGATGTCGCTGTTCGCGCTGATCATCTGTCTCGGCATCGTGGTGGATGATGCGATTGTCGTCGGCGAGCATGCCGACCATCTGGGCAAGCAAGGTTATGGCCCGGCGGAGGCCGCGTCGCTTGCGGCCCGGCGCATGACCGCACCGGTGATTGCCGCCTCGCTGACGACGATCATCGCCTTTGCCGGGCTTGCCGCCGTCGACGGGCGGTTTGGCGCCCTGATCCAGGACATTCCGATTGTCGTCGCCATCGTGCTCCTGGCGAGCCTGGTCGAATCCTTCTTCATCCTGCCGGCGCACATGCGTCATGCCATCGCCGCAGAGCAGCGCAAGCCGTCCTGGTTCGACTGGCCGAACCGCGTGTTTAGCCGCGGCTTCGACTGGTTCGTTGCCCGGCTGTTCCGCCCCTTCATGCGGCTGGTGGTACGCCTGCGCTATCCGGTCCTCGGGGGCAGCATCATGGTGCTGCTGCTGTCGGCCAGCCTCTATGTCGACGGCACAGTGCCCTGGCGCTTCTTCAACTCGCCCGAGCGCGCCGTCGTCTCCGCCAACGTGGCCATGATGCCGGGTGCGCAGCGCGACGACACCAAGGCCATGCTGCGCGAGATGGAGCGGGCGCTCACCGTCGTGAACGACCGCTATGCGGAGCAGCATGGCACGGCACCGGTGGTCTTCGCGCTGACCCAGGTCGGCGGCAGTTCCGGCTGGGGCTTCCGCGCCGGCGAAACCAAGGACCCGGACCAGCTCGGCTCCATCGACATCGAGCTGATCGATCCGGACCTCAGGCCCTATTCGGCGCAGCGCTTCCTGTCGGACTGGGAGAAGGAAGTGGTCGCAACGCCATTGCTGGAGACCCTGTCCCTGCGCGGCGGCCGGTCCGGGCCCGGCGGGCAGGCCATTGATGTCCGGCTGCGGGGGGGCACGGCGGACACGCTTAAGGCAGCGGCGGAAGAGCTGAAGCGCCAGCTTGCGGTGCTGCCGGGTGTCGGTGCGCTGGAAGACACGATGGCCTTCGACAAGACCGAGCTGACGGTGCGGCTGACCCCGCGCGGCGAGGCGCTGGGCTTCCGCTCCGACCAGATCGCCCGGGAATTGCGCAACCGTCTCGAGGGCATCGAGGTCGTCGAGTTTCCGCTCGACCGGCGCACCGTCACGATCAAGGTCAACATGCCGGATGAGGAAACCCATTCGGCCTTCCTCTACCAGACCCGGATCAAGTCGCCGGGCGGCAGCTACGTGGCGCTGAGCGAGGTGGTCACCATCGAGGCGGACTACGGCTTCTCCTCTGTCCGGCGCGAGGACGGGCTGCGCACGCTGAGGGTCACCGGCGACATTTCCGAGGATGACCCTTCCGCCGCGGCCGAGGTCACCCGGGCGCTGCGCGACCGCATCCTGCCGGAGATCGCCAGCGGTTTCGGCATCGAGACCGAGCTCGGGGGGCTGGCGGAGCAGGAGGACGCGTTCCTTCAGGATGCCCTGCTTGGCCTCGTCCTCTGTCTTGCCGGGATCTATCTGACGCTGGCGTGGATCTTTGAATCGTGGACGCGGCCGATCATCATCATGCTGGTGATCCCCTTCGGCGCGGTCGGCATGATCTGGGGGCACCATGTCCACGGGCTGCCGCTGTCGATGTTCTCCATCATCGGCTTCATCGGCATGGCCGGCATCATCATCAACGACTCGATCGTGCTGGTGACGACCATCGACGAGAACAGGGCCCGGCGTCCCTTCCTCGAGGCGATCGTCGACGGTGTCTGCGACCGCCTGCGGGCGGTGATCCTGACCACGGCGACCACGGTCTTCGGCCTTGCGCCGCTCCTGTTCGAGACGAGCCGGGCCGCGCAGTTCCTGTTGCCCACCGTGATCACGCTGGCCTATGGCCTGGGCTTTGGCCTGCTGCTCGTGCTGCTGCTGACGCCGTCGCTGCTGGCGATCCAGCATGATGCCGGCATGGCCCTGCGCTCGGGACGCCGCGCCCTGGCCCTCACCCTGGCGAAGACGGTGCCGGCAGGCCTGCTCGGGGGCTGGGGCCGCAGCGGCCGGCCGCAGGCCGGGCAGGCGGAGGCAGGCTCGCCGCCCCGGCCCCTCGACGGCCCGACACCGCCGGCCGAATGACCGGCGCGCCGGGGCCGGCGCGGC encodes:
- a CDS encoding efflux RND transporter permease subunit, with translation MRSPGGERFGSVLDYMVRHGTAANLLLMIMLLAGIYAGLQIRTQYFPDVVNETMTVTVRWSGAGPEDMDRGVVEVLAPPLLAVEGVEEAQSVARQGTATLTLTFEAGWDMSRASEDVKAAVDQSRANLPTGSELPDVARGGFRDRVTNVVIYGPVDLDQIARLSDDLQSRLFRAGVTQVTVRGVADPVIRVMVREADLIRHDLTLQDVADAIGTEAESAPAGSIGNGAARLRTGSDRRSETDLGDIRIRAPAGGEALVLREVASIETEGAERGIAFFHEGQPAVVLRVDRNAQGDTIKIQGEVERVIEEMRPTLPSGVEIVLTETRTREIIDRLNILIENGIGGLLLVLLFLFLFLSARTAFWVAAGIPVAMAATIGLMYAFGMTLNMMSLFALIICLGIVVDDAIVVGEHADHLGKQGYGPAEAASLAARRMTAPVIAASLTTIIAFAGLAAVDGRFGALIQDIPIVVAIVLLASLVESFFILPAHMRHAIAAEQRKPSWFDWPNRVFSRGFDWFVARLFRPFMRLVVRLRYPVLGGSIMVLLLSASLYVDGTVPWRFFNSPERAVVSANVAMMPGAQRDDTKAMLREMERALTVVNDRYAEQHGTAPVVFALTQVGGSSGWGFRAGETKDPDQLGSIDIELIDPDLRPYSAQRFLSDWEKEVVATPLLETLSLRGGRSGPGGQAIDVRLRGGTADTLKAAAEELKRQLAVLPGVGALEDTMAFDKTELTVRLTPRGEALGFRSDQIARELRNRLEGIEVVEFPLDRRTVTIKVNMPDEETHSAFLYQTRIKSPGGSYVALSEVVTIEADYGFSSVRREDGLRTLRVTGDISEDDPSAAAEVTRALRDRILPEIASGFGIETELGGLAEQEDAFLQDALLGLVLCLAGIYLTLAWIFESWTRPIIIMLVIPFGAVGMIWGHHVHGLPLSMFSIIGFIGMAGIIINDSIVLVTTIDENRARRPFLEAIVDGVCDRLRAVILTTATTVFGLAPLLFETSRAAQFLLPTVITLAYGLGFGLLLVLLLTPSLLAIQHDAGMALRSGRRALALTLAKTVPAGLLGGWGRSGRPQAGQAEAGSPPRPLDGPTPPAE